TCACCACCGGCGAGTTCGACCGGATTCAGCGGGCTGGGAATGAGGTTCTGGAACCCCTTGCCATCCCGAAACTGGTAGTTCTCCCAAGCGTGGTAGATGATCACCTGGCCGGGGCGAACCGAAGGCGAGATCTTCGCCTGAATGCGGAAGCTGTCGATGTCGTTCCGCACCACGACCAGACCGCCGTCTTCGATGTTGCGGGCCGCGGCGTCGGCAACGCTCATGTACATAACCGGCTCGCCACGCTGCAACCGCAGCATGCGGGCGTCGTCACGCCAAGCGGAGTGGATCGACCAACGGGTGTGGCCGCCGCTGAGGGTCAGCGGATAGTCGCCTCCGGCCATCGGGGGATCCTTGTGGACCGGCAGCGTCTCACCGAGCTCGAGGTAGAACGGGTGGTCGATGTAGAACTGGATACGCCGGGTCAGCGTCGGATACGGCATCTTCTTCTCGACATGGTGCGTAAACGGGCTGACGGTATCGTTGGGCGTGATGTCGCACGCGTTGCCGATCGACACACCGCTGTTACCGGTGCCGGTGAAGCGCGCGTAACCTTTCTTCTTGAGTTGTTCCCACTCCACACCGGTGAGGTTGCTGGCCATCTGGACCAGATCCGCAGCCACCTTCTCCTCGTCCTGCTCGGTGTAGGAGCCGTTCATCGTAAAGTCATCGTAGACACTGTCCAGTTGCCGCTCGTTGCCGTGGCGGTCCTTGAACTTCGAAATGTTTCGGGCCTTTGCCCGGGTCTGGACGGCTTTAGCCAGCAAAGCGCAGATTTCCCAGTCCGGCTTCGCCTCCTGAAAGCTCGTCACCTTCGACCCGGCGTGAATGTACGGCATCAAGGGCGTGCCCCATTTGTGCTCGTACTTTTCGTACCACCCGCCGGCCGGGAGCACGTAGTCGGAATACAGGGCACTCGATGTCATGCGCCAGTCAATAGTAACGAAAGATTTCAGCTTTGGGAAAAGGTTTTTTAGCACATATGGATACCCACGCAAGCGGCGTAAAATGTTGCTCCCGTACTCGAAGATGATCCGCGGGGGGCTGCCGGGCTTGGGCCAGACGTACTGGTATCCCTTGTCGAGCGACTCTTTCATGTACTCGGCCACCGGCCGTTTCAAGTGCGGGTCCCATTCCTTCGAGCGGCCGCTGACCTCGAGCAGCCCGCCGTGGATGTTCCAGAACATCACACCGGAGACCATCCCGCCTTCGCGGAACTGCATGGCGCCGGCCTCATAGCGAACCATTTCGTCAGTCATTCCGGGCTTCTTGAGCTGACGCAGCATCGGCCAGAACTGCACCGCCAAGCGCAACTTGCCCATCCACCCAGGCTGTTTCATGAACCCGAACATCTCGAAGCCATCCTGGGTCAGGAACGGGAAGGCGCTGTAACCGCTCCCCTTTTTGCCCATATGGCCACAGAGCGAAAAGACCAGAATCTGCGCCCGCTCCATCAGGTTGCCGTGATAGAACTTGGCGAAGTTGCTCGACGTGACATTGGCAACGGCCTTGGCCTTGGCGATCCGGCGGGCGAGATCGCGAACCACGCTCGCCCTGATGCCGGTGATCGAGGCGGTCTGTTCCGGGCTGTAGTCGCGTTCGAGCGAGGCACGGAGCAACGTGAACACCGGACGGACCTTGACGGTCCCGGCGAGCGCCTTGGCTTCGTAGGTGCCATCGAGGGCGGGCATGATGGTCCCGAGCCTGAGCGTATCCCGTGGCGCCTCGATGATTTGTTTGGTTTGTTGATCGTAGACGTACAGGACCTCGGCTGAACCGTCTTTCACCATGTCGCTCTGGCGCAGGAAACGTCCGGTGTCCATACGGACCAGGAACGGCATGTCGGTTTGTTCCCGCAGAAAGGCTTCGTTGTGCAGGTTTTCGCTGACGATGACTTGTGCCAGCGAGAGGGCAAAGGCGGCATCGGTGCCGGGCTTGATGGTAATCCACTGATCTGCATGAATGGCCGAGGCGTTGTAGTCCGGAGCAATGGCGATGATCTGCGCGCCCTTGTAACGTGCCTCGGTAAAGAAATGGGCGTTGGGGATCTGCGTGTAGAGCGGGTTGCATCCCCAAACCAAAATCATGTCGGAAAAGAAGTAATCGTCGAGGGAACGTTCGGCGACGATCTTTCCGAAGGTGACCGCCGCACCGGGATGGCCGTCGCCGATCTCGGTGTTCATATCGAGACCGCAGCTGTCGAGCAGGAGATTGAGCCGCATCTGGCCGGCCGAAAAGGTGCCGAACGTGTACAATGGGCCGAGCGACCAGATGATGCGATCGGTTCCCTCCTGGGTGATGGTGTCAATCATCAGGTCGGCAATTTCGTTCAGCGCTTGGTCCCAAGACAGGCGCTCCCACTTGCCCGACCCGCGCTCGCCGACGCGTTTGAGGGGATACTTGACGCGCGTCGGATCGTACATGCGAGCGCTATAACATCCGCCCTTCTGACAGCCACGCGGGTTGAAGTCGGGCGTATCAGCACGAACGGCCGGGTAATCTGCCGCCTGCTCCTCGCGCCACACGACGCCGTCCTTGACGAAGACGTCCCAAGCACAGTGCGCCTGGTACCAGCAGTTCACGAAATGTGAACTGCGGACAACCTTGTCCCAGGTCCATTTGTTGCGGAAAACATCTTCCCAGCCGCGGTAATTGGGCAGCTCCGGCATGGCGCTCGGCGTAGCCGCCGCCGGGCCGACTTGTGCAAAGGTGAGGCGCTCCAGAGAAAGCAAGAAGGTCGCCGCGCCTGCCGAACGCAGAAAATTACGACGTGTAAGATTCATCCCATCCTCCGGTTTAGTCCGCGCGCCTCGGTAGGTAGCACGACTCCGCCGCCTTACCTACCGTTCGGTAGGGTAAAATCGAAATGCCCGCTCGCAGCAAGAAGCATGACTTGGATCACAGCGGCTTGCCGACACGCATGCGGCCGTCAACCACGATTGCGCCTTGTCCGGGTGCCAGTACCTTCACCGGGTTGAGGTCGAGCTCGCGCAGCTCGGGAACGATCTCCACCAGCGCTGAGATGCGCATGACGACCGCACTCAGCGCGGCGCGGTCTCCCGGCTGCCCTCCCCGATAACCGTCGAGCAGTTTGCTGGCGCGCAGCTTCGCGATCATCTCCGCTGCATCGACGTCGGTGACCGGGGTGAGGCGGAAGGCAACGTCGTGCAACACCTCCACCAGCACCCCGCCGAGCCCGCAGACAACGAGTGGCCCGAAGGTCGGGTCGGCGGTGACGCCGACGAGCGCTTCGATGCCGCCGCGCACTTCACGCTGCAGCAGGATGCCGTCGAGGTGCGCCCCGACGGCACGCATCCGTTCCGTCAACACATCAGCCGCTGCCTGCACCGCCTCGGCAGATTCGAGTCCTAGGATCACACCGCCCACGTCACTCTTGTGGATCAGGCCGGGCACAATCGCCTTGGCGACGAGCGGATAGCCCAAGCGCTCCGCAGTCGCTACGACCTCACTCGGTGGGGTTTGCTCGGCGGCTGCAAAGTCGATCCCGGCGGCACGCAGCACCGTGGCCAGATCCTTGGGCTGCAGCCACTGCGGGTCGCTGGCCTGATGCAGAACCCGATCGATCACGGCGCGGATCGTGCTTTGTGCGAAACGGTCCAGCGTCAGCGGCGTGCCCTGCGGGCGCTGGCGCCAGCGCCCGTAACGCTCCGCCGCCGCCAGAGCCATGGCCGCGTTTTCGGGAAAGCTGTAGGAGGGCAGATGACCACGTGAACCGCCGCTGAGCATCGGGGGAGCGCCCCTGGAGGAGATGAACACCGACAAGACCGGCTTGTGCGCGGGAATCTTGCCAGCGCCACGGGCAACGGCCTTCGCCACGTTCTCGATCTGCGTCACGTCCAGCGGGATGTAGATGACGATCACCGCATCGACGTTTGGATCGCTTCCCACCGCTGCCAGAGCGGACTCATACTGCTCCGGAGTGGCCGAGGCGATCAGGTCGATCGGATTGGCCAGTCCAGCTTGCGCGGGCAGGAATTCACGCAACGTCCGGAGCGTCTCGGCCGATAGTTCTGGGAGCTTGAGCCCCTGGGCATCGCACGCGTCGGCCAGCAAGATGCCCGGTCCGCCAGCGTTGGTGACCACCCCCACCCGTGGTCCCGCAGGGACAGGCTGTGTCGAAAGCAGCGCCGCCACATCGAAGAGTTCCTCCAGCGTGTTGGTACGGATCACGCCCGCTTGTTCAAAAAGGGCATCGACGGCAACATCCAGGCTCGCCAACGCTGCCGAGTGGCTGGAGGCCGCACGCGTGCCGGCAGCGGATCGTCCTGATTTGACGGCAATGATCGGCTTCCGGCGCGCCACCTCGGGGGCGATACGGCCAAACCGGCGCGGGTTGCCGAAGCTCTCCAGGTAGAGCACGATGACGCCGGTGCGGGGGTCGTCGGCCCAGTAGCAGATCAGATCGTTACTCGAGACGTCGGCTTTGTTGCCGACGGACACGAAGGTCGAAATCCCCATGTTGAGGTGCTGCACATAGTCGAGGATGGCCAAGCCGAGCGCGCCGCTCTGCGACAGCATGCCGATGTTGCCTGCCGCCGGCCAAGTGGGCGCGAAGGTGGCGTTGAGCGAAACCGCCGGGTCGGTGTTCAGTACGCCCATGCAATTCGGCCCCACCATCCGCATGCCTGAGTTGCGCACGAGCTGCATCAACCGCCTTTCGGCGGCGCGGCCCGCCTCGGACATTTCGGCGAAACCCGACGAGATCACCACGACGCCGTGCACGCCGGCGCGAGCGCAATCCGCCACGACCTCTTCCACCGCCGCGGCCGGGACGGCGATCACGACGAGATCGACGGGAGTTCCAATGGCGCTGACGCTGGGGTAGGCGCGCAGCCCTTCGATCTCGTCGGCGTCAGGGTTGACGGGATAGATCGGGCCGGCAAATCCGCAGCGCTTGAGGTTGGCCACCAGCGTGGCACCAATGGTGCCCGGGCGCCGCGACGCGCCGGCAACCGCCACGGACCGCGGGTTCAAGAAGCTTCTGACGCTCTGCCCCGCGGCCAGCCGTTCGCGAGTGTACGTGGCC
This portion of the Candidatus Binatia bacterium genome encodes:
- a CDS encoding molybdopterin-dependent oxidoreductase; this encodes MNLTRRNFLRSAGAATFLLSLERLTFAQVGPAAATPSAMPELPNYRGWEDVFRNKWTWDKVVRSSHFVNCWYQAHCAWDVFVKDGVVWREEQAADYPAVRADTPDFNPRGCQKGGCYSARMYDPTRVKYPLKRVGERGSGKWERLSWDQALNEIADLMIDTITQEGTDRIIWSLGPLYTFGTFSAGQMRLNLLLDSCGLDMNTEIGDGHPGAAVTFGKIVAERSLDDYFFSDMILVWGCNPLYTQIPNAHFFTEARYKGAQIIAIAPDYNASAIHADQWITIKPGTDAAFALSLAQVIVSENLHNEAFLREQTDMPFLVRMDTGRFLRQSDMVKDGSAEVLYVYDQQTKQIIEAPRDTLRLGTIMPALDGTYEAKALAGTVKVRPVFTLLRASLERDYSPEQTASITGIRASVVRDLARRIAKAKAVANVTSSNFAKFYHGNLMERAQILVFSLCGHMGKKGSGYSAFPFLTQDGFEMFGFMKQPGWMGKLRLAVQFWPMLRQLKKPGMTDEMVRYEAGAMQFREGGMVSGVMFWNIHGGLLEVSGRSKEWDPHLKRPVAEYMKESLDKGYQYVWPKPGSPPRIIFEYGSNILRRLRGYPYVLKNLFPKLKSFVTIDWRMTSSALYSDYVLPAGGWYEKYEHKWGTPLMPYIHAGSKVTSFQEAKPDWEICALLAKAVQTRAKARNISKFKDRHGNERQLDSVYDDFTMNGSYTEQDEEKVAADLVQMASNLTGVEWEQLKKKGYARFTGTGNSGVSIGNACDITPNDTVSPFTHHVEKKMPYPTLTRRIQFYIDHPFYLELGETLPVHKDPPMAGGDYPLTLSGGHTRWSIHSAWRDDARMLRLQRGEPVMYMSVADAAARNIEDGGLVVVRNDIDSFRIQAKISPSVRPGQVIIYHAWENYQFRDGKGFQNLIPSPLNPVELAGGEGHLRPIQICLQPSQNDRDTRVEVVAA
- a CDS encoding GNAT family N-acetyltransferase, which encodes MPSDPHHYEADEILRDGGSIHVRAIRPDDKQRLLRHFQRLGQRSVYFRFFGAKKRLTDEELKRLTEPDFVNHVGLVATLREGEEEHIIGVGRFIRYEAAHRAEVAFAVADEYQGRGIGTLLLEHLAPMARANGITEFEADVLGENNRMLQVFAKSGFVVRRSIEDGVVHVTFATEETEQFLQATYTRERLAAGQSVRSFLNPRSVAVAGASRRPGTIGATLVANLKRCGFAGPIYPVNPDADEIEGLRAYPSVSAIGTPVDLVVIAVPAAAVEEVVADCARAGVHGVVVISSGFAEMSEAGRAAERRLMQLVRNSGMRMVGPNCMGVLNTDPAVSLNATFAPTWPAAGNIGMLSQSGALGLAILDYVQHLNMGISTFVSVGNKADVSSNDLICYWADDPRTGVIVLYLESFGNPRRFGRIAPEVARRKPIIAVKSGRSAAGTRAASSHSAALASLDVAVDALFEQAGVIRTNTLEELFDVAALLSTQPVPAGPRVGVVTNAGGPGILLADACDAQGLKLPELSAETLRTLREFLPAQAGLANPIDLIASATPEQYESALAAVGSDPNVDAVIVIYIPLDVTQIENVAKAVARGAGKIPAHKPVLSVFISSRGAPPMLSGGSRGHLPSYSFPENAAMALAAAERYGRWRQRPQGTPLTLDRFAQSTIRAVIDRVLHQASDPQWLQPKDLATVLRAAGIDFAAAEQTPPSEVVATAERLGYPLVAKAIVPGLIHKSDVGGVILGLESAEAVQAAADVLTERMRAVGAHLDGILLQREVRGGIEALVGVTADPTFGPLVVCGLGGVLVEVLHDVAFRLTPVTDVDAAEMIAKLRASKLLDGYRGGQPGDRAALSAVVMRISALVEIVPELRELDLNPVKVLAPGQGAIVVDGRMRVGKPL